The nucleotide sequence ACGCTGGAAGAGCCGGTCCACGCCACCAACCTCGGTGATACCCTGGTTCGCCTGGCGGCCCGCCCGCCCTCGTTCACCCTGGCGGTGGACGCTTGCCTCGGGCGGGCGGAAAACGTCGGCAGCCTCACGCTGCGGATGGGCCCTCTGCGCCCTGGGACCGGAGTGCGCAAGACGCTCCCGGAAGTAGGCAACGCGCACATCGTGGGGGTCGTCAACGTGGGCGGCTTCATGGAGTACCTGGTGCTCCAAAATACCCGCCTCGGGGTGGTCTGGCAGATGGCCCAGGTCATTGCGGGGGGCATCGCACAGGCGGCCGCTACGGCCTGGTCGAGGCAAAGTGCGGCCGCCCCTGAGTTGGGGCCACCGTGCACCCTGCCCCGGTAACCGGCCGGCTCCCGTATGGCCCCGGACGCGCGCCGGCGGGCTCAGCCGGCCACCCGGTCTCGCAAAGCCGCCACGATGTCGTCCGCACTCATCCCGGACGCCTCGATGACCGGCGCGTCCGACAGACGTCGCTCGCTGCCGAGAAGGTTGTCGTCCATGCCGCTCAGTACCACGGCCGC is from Limnochorda sp. L945t and encodes:
- the yyaC gene encoding spore protease YyaC, producing MKPRTWHPNGPVVRDDGEPDVVLRVRYQQPEACGLLARLLLEVVGASPEAWDDAAVVCIGTDRSTGDSLGPLVGSHLARLVPRLRVYGTLEEPVHATNLGDTLVRLAARPPSFTLAVDACLGRAENVGSLTLRMGPLRPGTGVRKTLPEVGNAHIVGVVNVGGFMEYLVLQNTRLGVVWQMAQVIAGGIAQAAATAWSRQSAAAPELGPPCTLPR
- a CDS encoding YkuS family protein; this translates as MGEPKVIACDDDIMRMREAIEAAGYRVVPLHEADLRQVAAVVLSGMDDNLLGSERRLSDAPVIEASGMSADDIVAALRDRVAG